One Polyangiaceae bacterium DNA segment encodes these proteins:
- a CDS encoding potassium transporter Kup: protein MQAAPFPSGPPSAGTGGIALPTADATRPRVAGRRLLALCLGSLGVVYGDIGTSPLYALRECFHPGHGVPLTPPNVMGVLSLVSWSLLMVISLKYLLYVMRADNRGEGGVLALMALAESSLPRRSRVRGIVILLGLFGAALLYGDGVITPAISVLSAVEGLEVAAPALEHLVVPITVFILVSLFLVQKRGTERIGAVFGPLTLVWFLVLAALGVAHIARAPAVLAALSPHFAVAFLFSHRLHGVLVLGAVFLVVTGGEALYADMGHFGLRPIRLTWFALVWPALLLNYFGQGALLLEHPDAIENPFFLLAPAWMAAPLTLLATCATVIASQAVISGAYSLTRQAMMLGYWPRMRIDHTSAHEIGQIYLPGINWMLMLGTIGLVMGFGSSSRLAAAYGIAVTTTMLITSLLAGFVARYRWGWGTMACLVLTGLLLSVEASFFSANVSKVAQGGWFALGVAVVVLTVMTTWRAGRQLLARRVQAGLVPLEDFVELMTVEPTTRVPGAAVFMTSNQGVAPPALMHNFIHNHAVHEKVLLLTVVTESSSTVDDDKRVEARSLGHGFVSVVAHYGFMESPDVLRLFARPDVPHLAIDYTTFFIGNEVVLAEGGEGMSRWRGALFAFLARNAVRPTRFFNIPTERVMEIGAQVEV from the coding sequence ATGCAAGCCGCGCCCTTCCCAAGTGGTCCCCCTAGTGCTGGCACGGGCGGAATCGCGCTTCCGACTGCGGACGCGACCCGACCGCGGGTCGCAGGGCGACGTCTCCTCGCGTTGTGCCTGGGATCCCTTGGCGTGGTCTACGGCGACATCGGCACGAGTCCACTGTACGCGCTCAGAGAGTGCTTTCACCCCGGGCACGGCGTGCCGCTCACTCCACCAAACGTGATGGGCGTGCTTTCGCTCGTGTCGTGGTCGCTGCTAATGGTGATCTCACTCAAGTACTTGCTGTACGTGATGCGCGCCGACAATCGCGGCGAAGGCGGAGTGCTCGCTTTGATGGCCCTCGCCGAGTCGAGTTTGCCGAGGCGCAGTCGTGTGCGCGGGATTGTCATCCTGTTGGGGTTATTTGGCGCGGCGCTTCTGTACGGTGACGGCGTGATCACCCCCGCGATTTCCGTGCTCAGCGCGGTCGAAGGTCTGGAGGTGGCGGCGCCAGCGTTGGAGCACTTGGTCGTGCCGATTACGGTGTTCATCTTGGTGAGCCTCTTCCTGGTGCAGAAGCGTGGCACGGAGCGCATCGGCGCCGTTTTCGGTCCCCTGACGCTGGTCTGGTTCCTAGTGCTGGCCGCCCTCGGCGTCGCGCACATCGCGCGCGCCCCTGCGGTGCTTGCTGCACTGAGCCCGCACTTCGCAGTCGCCTTCCTGTTCTCTCATCGACTGCACGGAGTGCTGGTGCTTGGTGCAGTGTTCCTGGTCGTCACCGGCGGCGAGGCCCTGTACGCTGACATGGGGCACTTTGGGCTGCGGCCCATCCGCTTGACGTGGTTTGCTTTGGTTTGGCCGGCGCTTCTCCTCAACTACTTCGGGCAGGGGGCGCTGCTGCTCGAGCATCCCGACGCCATCGAAAACCCGTTCTTTCTCCTGGCGCCGGCCTGGATGGCCGCGCCGCTGACGTTGCTCGCGACTTGCGCAACCGTCATCGCGTCGCAGGCAGTGATCTCTGGCGCGTACTCGCTGACTCGGCAGGCCATGATGTTGGGCTACTGGCCTCGCATGCGCATCGACCACACTTCGGCACACGAGATTGGCCAGATCTACCTGCCCGGGATCAATTGGATGCTCATGCTGGGAACCATCGGCTTGGTGATGGGATTCGGCTCGTCGTCGCGGCTTGCGGCGGCCTACGGCATCGCAGTCACGACGACGATGTTGATCACGTCGCTCCTCGCCGGTTTCGTCGCGCGTTATCGCTGGGGGTGGGGAACGATGGCTTGTCTGGTGCTGACGGGGCTGCTCTTGTCTGTGGAAGCGTCGTTCTTCAGTGCGAACGTCAGCAAGGTCGCCCAGGGCGGATGGTTCGCGCTGGGCGTTGCCGTAGTGGTGCTGACGGTGATGACCACCTGGCGCGCCGGGCGCCAGTTGCTCGCGCGGCGCGTCCAAGCTGGGCTCGTCCCGTTGGAGGACTTCGTGGAGTTGATGACCGTAGAGCCGACCACGCGAGTCCCCGGTGCGGCCGTGTTCATGACCAGCAACCAAGGCGTAGCGCCCCCAGCGCTGATGCACAACTTCATCCACAATCACGCCGTCCACGAAAAGGTCCTATTGCTCACAGTGGTGACGGAGTCGAGTTCCACCGTAGACGACGACAAGCGGGTCGAGGCGCGTTCGCTTGGCCACGGCTTCGTCAGTGTGGTCGCGCACTACGGCTTCATGGAGTCACCGGACGTGCTTCGCCTCTTCGCACGGCCCGACGTCCCCCATCTCGCCATCGACTACACGACCTTCTTCATCGGCAACGAAGTCGTATTGGCCGAGGGAGGCGAGGGCATGTCGCGGTGGCGGGGGGCGCTCTTCGCGTTTCTCGCGCGAAACGCCGTGCGCCCCACGCGATTCTTCAACATACCGACCGAGCGCGTGATGGAGATAGGTGCCCAGGTCGAAGTGTGA
- a CDS encoding VOC family protein, translated as MPKASHHIPTGLSAVITQLVVPDAHALVAFAKAAFDANDVNLMPGPDGKGVMHGFFRIGGVAVFCSDIPGFAKPTQSNLFVYVPDVDSVVAAAEKAGAKVKMPVADMFWGDRWGMIEDPWGNLWQIATHTEDVSPEEMQKRMAAQAAS; from the coding sequence ATGCCAAAGGCCAGTCACCACATTCCCACAGGGTTGTCCGCTGTCATCACACAATTGGTGGTTCCGGACGCCCATGCGCTCGTCGCGTTCGCGAAAGCTGCGTTCGACGCCAATGACGTGAACCTCATGCCCGGACCTGACGGCAAGGGCGTGATGCACGGGTTCTTTCGCATTGGCGGCGTCGCGGTGTTTTGCTCGGACATACCGGGCTTTGCCAAGCCGACGCAATCGAACCTGTTCGTCTACGTTCCCGATGTCGACAGCGTCGTCGCCGCGGCAGAGAAGGCCGGCGCCAAAGTGAAGATGCCCGTCGCCGACATGTTCTGGGGCGACCGCTGGGGCATGATCGAGGACCCCTGGGGCAACCTGTGGCAGATCGCGACCCACACCGAGGACGTTTCGCCCGAGGAAATGCAGAAGCGAATGGCCGCCCAGGCGGCGAGCTAG
- a CDS encoding helix-turn-helix domain-containing protein, whose product MAKVTFFGYKRAMGGLRPLRVQLLAFQDCTAIVPVGLFDLLRKSIELSQVGPDDASRRRVDLSLIAVGRGRKVTAAGGLELSCDGALADTAPGDAVVVPALDPDVMHSLERNQQVVPWLRQAHHAGSDVLSACTGAFALAEAGLLDGRRATTHWAFQQDLQQRYPRVKVEHQAILVDQGRIVTAGGATSFINLAHFLVERLLGQGIARAASQMFLIDANKAPQGAYAVFSSQKRHGDEAVLRAQELIEASPAGVPAMDQLAHAVALSRRTFARRFLAATGNTPREYVQRVRMEAAKRALEDGKSVAETAERVGYGDPVAFRKIFVQVVGLTPAEYRARYGPRHHPAWQS is encoded by the coding sequence ATGGCGAAAGTGACATTCTTCGGTTACAAACGTGCCATGGGTGGCTTGCGTCCTCTTCGAGTTCAGTTGCTCGCCTTCCAAGATTGTACGGCCATCGTCCCCGTGGGCTTGTTCGACCTGCTGCGCAAGTCGATCGAGCTATCACAAGTCGGGCCCGACGATGCGTCTCGCCGTCGCGTCGACTTGTCTCTCATCGCAGTGGGGCGCGGTCGCAAGGTGACTGCGGCGGGTGGCCTCGAGCTGAGTTGTGATGGCGCACTGGCGGATACCGCGCCCGGCGACGCCGTGGTGGTTCCGGCCTTGGACCCGGACGTGATGCACAGCCTCGAGCGCAACCAGCAAGTCGTGCCCTGGCTAAGGCAGGCACATCACGCGGGCAGCGACGTGCTGAGCGCTTGCACCGGCGCTTTCGCCTTGGCGGAAGCGGGCCTGCTCGACGGCCGAAGGGCGACCACTCATTGGGCCTTCCAGCAAGACCTTCAGCAGCGATATCCGCGTGTGAAGGTCGAGCATCAGGCCATTCTGGTCGATCAAGGCCGCATCGTCACCGCGGGCGGCGCGACCTCGTTCATCAACCTCGCGCATTTCTTGGTCGAGCGCCTGCTGGGCCAAGGGATCGCTCGCGCCGCCTCGCAGATGTTTCTGATCGACGCGAACAAGGCACCGCAGGGCGCCTACGCCGTGTTTTCCAGCCAGAAGCGCCACGGGGACGAAGCCGTATTGCGCGCACAAGAGTTGATCGAGGCAAGTCCGGCCGGTGTGCCCGCCATGGACCAGTTGGCGCATGCCGTCGCTCTGAGCCGGCGCACTTTCGCGCGGCGCTTCCTGGCGGCGACGGGCAACACTCCACGCGAATACGTCCAGCGCGTGCGCATGGAAGCAGCGAAGCGAGCGTTGGAAGATGGCAAGTCCGTGGCCGAGACCGCAGAGCGCGTCGGCTACGGAGATCCAGTCGCGTTTCGCAAGATCTTCGTCCAGGTGGTGGGCTTGACACCTGCCGAGTACCGCGCCCGCTACGGTCCCCGACACCACCCCGCTTGGCAGAGTTGA
- a CDS encoding AraC family transcriptional regulator codes for MDTLSTILRSIRLQTAIVSRGHYTDPWGVFTRGAAKPIFHAIVRGECLARLDRKESGVVLRAGDVVVLPQGVQHTLASGPGVEPIHVSEVAAKKNSMGVPLLRHGGRGSETYIVCGTFHLDHEAANSLFDLMPPLIHLRPDQPELVRWMGSTLDLLDNEISNGGPGSETVVARLTDLLVVQLLRQYARNPAVPVAGWLAAVHDDQIGRALALIHSDPGGDWSATKLAAAVGLSRTRFFERFTGLVGEPPSRYLARWRATAAADLIRRRELSTAELAGLVGYASEYAFGRVFRRYLGVSPAEYRRRVRAPQ; via the coding sequence GTGGACACACTTTCCACGATCCTTCGCTCGATCCGCCTGCAGACGGCCATCGTCTCGCGAGGCCACTACACGGATCCCTGGGGTGTGTTCACCCGCGGTGCAGCCAAGCCGATCTTCCACGCAATCGTCCGGGGCGAGTGCCTCGCTCGTCTCGATCGCAAAGAGAGCGGAGTCGTTCTGCGCGCGGGTGACGTCGTCGTGTTGCCGCAGGGCGTCCAGCACACCCTGGCAAGTGGCCCCGGGGTCGAGCCGATCCACGTGAGCGAGGTGGCCGCGAAGAAGAACTCGATGGGCGTTCCGCTCTTGCGTCATGGGGGGCGCGGCAGCGAGACGTACATCGTCTGCGGTACATTTCATCTAGACCATGAAGCCGCCAACTCGCTCTTCGATCTGATGCCGCCCCTCATTCATCTGCGCCCGGATCAGCCCGAGTTGGTACGCTGGATGGGCAGCACCCTGGACTTGCTCGACAACGAGATCTCGAACGGCGGTCCGGGATCCGAAACCGTCGTGGCCCGTCTCACGGACTTGCTCGTCGTGCAGTTGCTGCGCCAATACGCGCGCAACCCTGCCGTTCCGGTAGCGGGGTGGCTCGCGGCCGTGCACGACGATCAGATCGGACGCGCCTTGGCGCTCATTCACTCGGACCCCGGCGGGGATTGGAGCGCGACCAAGCTCGCAGCAGCGGTTGGTTTGAGCCGAACGCGCTTCTTCGAGCGTTTCACCGGCCTCGTCGGCGAGCCTCCATCCCGATACCTCGCGCGCTGGCGCGCCACGGCTGCAGCCGACTTGATTCGGCGGCGCGAGCTGAGCACCGCCGAACTGGCCGGGCTGGTGGGCTATGCGTCGGAGTACGCCTTCGGTCGCGTGTTCCGACGCTACTTGGGCGTGAGCCCTGCCGAGTATCGTCGTCGCGTGCGCGCCCCGCAGTGA
- a CDS encoding serine/threonine-protein kinase, whose product MLHLRPGEVFASDFRIERPLAMGGMGAVYVAEQLSTGRRRALKLMLPSLVDSPRTRERFEQEARVASQIASDHVVEVVAAGVDAASGAPWMAMELLDGETLSARIARSGPLPLAETWEVFRQLCHALGAAHAVGLVHRDIKPDNLYLAAPRREGIPFTLKILDFGIAKLTANVQSAGDATRAVGSPMWMAPEQTSAGAVQPSADVWALGLVAFHCLTGRCYWRAGNSESATLQELLREVVIDPLEPASQRAAALGVAHLLPPSFDDWFANAVARDPNARFPEANAAMAALGMALAPRDATSAPTPFHGGALPVAYGAAQGQSHGSLQGQPAVSAAPAAMSAPPMTASAPAAFSATRAPATSSSGRALLFALLAFGAVAVAIVIAVAGLGAGYYLSSESTPGASAVAPRSSAPRPDAGTQPAADATGEAAPTAAPDKTALPGPKRTGNSAAASTNTAATAQPKRVGMPGNYRPSGITCKKFTDSCAQCCTNGEAISPFPECACYFKPPATSRPAGAKPRGMTCAKAKDYCSVNCCLNGDFLSPFPECACYFLPPAAGVPAEPGGM is encoded by the coding sequence TTGCTGCACCTGCGGCCAGGAGAGGTATTCGCCTCCGACTTTCGCATCGAGCGTCCCCTAGCCATGGGCGGCATGGGTGCGGTGTATGTGGCGGAGCAGCTGAGCACCGGCCGGCGGCGCGCGCTGAAGTTGATGCTCCCGTCCCTGGTGGACAGCCCGCGCACCCGTGAGCGCTTCGAGCAAGAGGCGCGCGTGGCATCGCAGATCGCCAGCGATCACGTGGTAGAGGTGGTCGCCGCAGGAGTCGACGCGGCGTCGGGCGCGCCCTGGATGGCGATGGAGCTTCTGGACGGCGAGACCCTGAGCGCACGTATCGCGCGCAGCGGTCCCCTGCCCTTGGCCGAGACCTGGGAAGTATTTCGACAGCTGTGCCACGCACTGGGGGCTGCCCACGCGGTGGGGCTGGTCCATCGCGACATCAAACCCGACAACCTCTACCTGGCGGCACCACGCCGCGAGGGCATCCCGTTCACGCTCAAGATCCTCGACTTCGGCATCGCCAAGCTGACGGCGAACGTGCAGAGCGCGGGCGACGCGACGCGAGCGGTGGGTTCTCCCATGTGGATGGCGCCCGAGCAGACGAGCGCGGGTGCCGTGCAGCCAAGTGCCGATGTGTGGGCGCTCGGCTTGGTTGCATTCCACTGTCTGACGGGGCGCTGCTACTGGCGGGCGGGCAACAGCGAGAGCGCGACGCTGCAGGAATTGCTGCGCGAGGTCGTGATCGATCCCTTGGAACCGGCCAGCCAGCGCGCAGCCGCGCTGGGCGTCGCCCACTTGCTGCCTCCAAGCTTCGACGACTGGTTCGCCAATGCCGTCGCGCGCGACCCCAATGCGCGATTTCCCGAAGCCAACGCCGCGATGGCGGCACTGGGCATGGCACTGGCGCCGCGCGACGCCACGAGCGCACCGACTCCCTTCCACGGTGGCGCGCTGCCGGTCGCATACGGCGCAGCGCAAGGTCAGAGCCATGGTTCGTTGCAGGGGCAACCCGCTGTCTCGGCTGCGCCCGCTGCCATGTCCGCCCCGCCCATGACCGCAAGCGCGCCGGCAGCGTTCTCCGCTACTCGTGCACCCGCCACTTCAAGCTCGGGCCGTGCGCTGCTTTTCGCGCTACTGGCTTTTGGCGCGGTAGCCGTCGCAATCGTCATCGCTGTCGCTGGCTTGGGCGCTGGCTACTATCTTTCCAGCGAATCGACGCCTGGCGCGTCCGCAGTTGCTCCGCGCTCGAGCGCGCCCCGCCCCGACGCGGGCACCCAGCCCGCCGCAGATGCAACTGGGGAGGCGGCCCCAACGGCAGCTCCAGACAAGACGGCGCTGCCCGGACCCAAGCGTACGGGCAATAGCGCAGCAGCGAGCACGAACACTGCGGCCACTGCGCAGCCGAAACGCGTCGGCATGCCGGGGAACTATCGACCCTCGGGCATCACCTGCAAGAAATTCACCGACAGTTGTGCACAGTGCTGCACGAACGGCGAAGCGATCTCCCCCTTCCCCGAGTGTGCTTGCTACTTCAAGCCGCCAGCGACGAGCAGGCCCGCGGGCGCAAAGCCACGCGGCATGACGTGCGCGAAGGCGAAGGACTACTGCTCAGTGAACTGCTGCCTGAACGGCGACTTTCTCTCGCCGTTCCCGGAGTGCGCCTGCTACTTCCTGCCGCCTGCGGCTGGCGTCCCGGCAGAGCCCGGCGGCATGTGA
- a CDS encoding YciI family protein produces MPKFLCLQRALPGGKGEKPSPAQMQEMYARFNEWKEKFKDNIADLGGRLGSGMLVAGAALDGPVVEVKELVGGYMIVSAENLEQAIEIARGCPGLVTPGSGVEVLEIRTG; encoded by the coding sequence ATGCCGAAGTTCTTGTGTCTGCAGCGCGCACTGCCCGGTGGAAAGGGCGAGAAGCCAAGTCCCGCACAAATGCAGGAGATGTACGCGCGATTCAACGAGTGGAAGGAGAAGTTCAAGGACAACATCGCCGATCTGGGCGGCCGCCTCGGATCGGGGATGTTGGTAGCGGGCGCCGCGCTCGATGGCCCCGTCGTCGAGGTCAAGGAACTCGTCGGCGGCTACATGATCGTGTCCGCCGAGAACCTGGAACAGGCGATCGAGATCGCGCGTGGCTGCCCAGGCTTGGTGACTCCGGGATCCGGAGTCGAGGTTCTCGAGATTCGAACGGGTTGA
- a CDS encoding sigma-70 family RNA polymerase sigma factor has protein sequence MSAPELVEHFFRHEYGRLVATLSRRVGVQHLEAVEDAVQSALMAAVETWTRAAVPDKPVAWLFRVASNALQDELRFGARRGRILADHAAAELTNAQECATRQGEEPLFEAEVQDDLLRMLFVCCDDAVPRDAQLVLALKTLCGFEVREIAHRLFLTEAAVYKRLERTRTRLRSRAPEMCELDPAQCAPRLGAVQQILYLLFTEGYLSSHAELSIRRELCDEAIRLTRLLAEHAVGQTPETFALLALMNLNAARLGARSDEASGLLLLDEQDRELWDPQQIQEGLTWLARSAQGDVFSRYHAEAGIAAEHCLASSLEATRWDRIVDCYEILQRSSPSPLHQLGHAVALAEWKGPAAGLELLQGLAPPTWLAGSYMWSAVLADLHRRQGQTELAELHADNALEAAPTPAIRTLLARRLGLSET, from the coding sequence TTGAGCGCGCCGGAGCTCGTCGAGCACTTCTTTCGGCACGAGTACGGTCGCCTGGTCGCGACTCTTTCGCGTCGTGTCGGAGTCCAGCATCTCGAGGCCGTCGAAGACGCGGTGCAGTCCGCGCTGATGGCGGCCGTCGAGACCTGGACCCGCGCCGCGGTGCCTGACAAGCCGGTCGCCTGGCTGTTTCGAGTTGCCAGCAACGCGCTTCAGGATGAACTGCGATTCGGCGCGCGCCGTGGGCGCATCCTCGCAGACCACGCCGCCGCGGAGCTGACCAACGCTCAGGAATGTGCGACGCGGCAGGGCGAAGAGCCGTTGTTCGAGGCCGAGGTCCAAGACGATCTGCTCCGCATGTTGTTCGTCTGTTGTGACGACGCCGTCCCGCGGGACGCCCAGCTGGTGCTGGCCCTGAAGACCCTGTGCGGCTTCGAAGTTCGCGAAATCGCGCATCGTCTCTTTCTGACCGAGGCGGCGGTCTACAAGCGCCTGGAGCGGACGCGAACACGCTTGCGCAGCCGCGCACCCGAGATGTGCGAGCTCGACCCCGCGCAGTGCGCGCCGCGCCTCGGCGCCGTTCAGCAGATCCTGTATCTACTCTTCACCGAAGGCTATCTGTCGAGCCACGCCGAACTCTCGATTCGCCGTGAGCTCTGCGACGAGGCCATCCGGCTGACCCGGCTGCTGGCGGAGCACGCGGTGGGCCAGACGCCCGAGACCTTCGCGCTGTTGGCGCTGATGAACCTGAACGCTGCGCGCCTCGGCGCTCGTAGCGACGAAGCGAGTGGCCTACTTCTGCTGGACGAGCAAGACCGCGAGCTTTGGGATCCGCAGCAGATCCAGGAAGGCCTGACCTGGCTCGCTCGGTCGGCTCAGGGCGACGTGTTCTCGCGCTATCACGCCGAGGCCGGCATCGCCGCGGAGCACTGCCTGGCTTCGTCCCTCGAAGCGACGCGCTGGGATCGCATCGTCGACTGCTACGAAATCCTGCAGCGCAGCTCACCGTCGCCGCTGCACCAACTGGGACACGCCGTGGCCCTGGCCGAGTGGAAAGGGCCGGCTGCAGGCCTCGAACTGCTGCAGGGGCTCGCGCCGCCTACTTGGCTCGCGGGCTCGTACATGTGGTCGGCGGTACTGGCAGACTTGCATCGTCGGCAGGGGCAAACCGAACTCGCCGAACTCCACGCCGACAATGCACTCGAGGCGGCGCCAACCCCCGCCATCCGCACGCTACTTGCGAGACGCCTGGGGCTGAGCGAGACGTGA